A region from the Benincasa hispida cultivar B227 chromosome 8, ASM972705v1, whole genome shotgun sequence genome encodes:
- the LOC120082974 gene encoding B3 domain-containing transcription repressor VAL1-like, translating to MASNRCMNTSCGAATSHDWTKGWPLGSAGFAHLCLNCGSAYENLVFCDTYHSEETGWRDCSFCGKRIHCGCIASKSMFECLDYGGIGCTSCVKRSRLGVIRRDEISNGFDAVTVGNVGLLRPSSVEDRVVRNGINEEKLLQLCNIMEANEPDHFQQSQRVDRSTSPAQNRGENLRSSFGEVGSSFFNMNKLPVKCQPSVGSFTYSKLDTSRPHLELKDMKESLSRPSLNITLGVPLGTPNFVVPFSGSAPEEDEKSMGQRSRPIFPKLIKTGNTVNSEARKGMAPLVRIARPPAEGRGKNQLLPRYWPRITDQELEQLSGDLNSTIVPLFEKVLSASDAGRIGRLVLPKACAEAYFPPISQSEGLPVRIQDVKGNEWTFQFRFWPNNNSRMYVLEGVTPCIQSMQLRAGDTVTFSRIDPGGQLVMGFRKATNSTDIQDAKISTLSNGSHSGDASFSGVFQNLPLRAEGDTSLHKSENFGGRTNDASGQQPMLTMEKKGARNIGSKNKRLLMHSEDALELRLTWEEAQDLLRPPPSANPTIVTIDDHEFEEYDEPPVFGKRTIFTARPTGEQKQWAQCDDCLKWRRLPVDVLLPPKWSCSDNVWDLSRCTCSAPEEISTKEQENLLRASKDFKKRKIMKSQKSIQELEPSGLDALASAAVLGDSMADLQESGTTTRHPRHRPGCTCIVCIQPPSGKGKHKSTCTCNVCLTVKRRFKTLMLRKKKRQSEHEVETLLKDRNPQSGETGASETLRGTSLQTNYSENVRSQSRIKDEEAANSSGQIDLNCHPDREDMELEGAGLSMMSLVEAASQPLNSYSKPIGVSSVTSEQQSSQPSSVESERRLSEEVCHGSGHESTSDGCREHH from the exons ATGGCCTCCAACCGCTGCATGAACACTTCTTGCGGAGCCGCCACCTCCCACGACTGGACCAAAGGATGGCCTCTGGGATCCGCCGGATTCGCACATCTCTGCCTCAACTGCGG ATCcgcttatgaaaatttagtctTCTGTGATACATATCATTCAGAGGAAACTGGTTGGAGGGATTGCAGTTTTTGTGGCAAG aGAATTCACTGTGGATGTATAGCTTCTAAGTCTATGTTTGAATGTCTGGATTATGGAGGTATTGGGTGCACTAGCTGTGTGAAAAGATCTCGACTTGGTGTG ATCCGGAGAGATGAAATTTCTAATGGCTTTGATGCAGTCACAGTTGGTAATGTTGGCCTTCTGCGACCTTCTTCTGTTGAGGATCGAGTGGTTCGAAATGGCATTAATGAGGAAAAGCTTTTACAGTTGTGTAACATCATGGAGGCAAATGAACCCGACCACTTTCAGCAATCTCAAAGAGTTGACAGAAGTACATCTCCTGCACAAAACAGAGGAGAAAATCTCAGGAGCTCATTTGGAGAAGTTGGATCAAgcttttttaatatgaataaactACCTGTTAAATGCCAACCATCTGTTGGGTCATTTACATACTCCAAACTAGATACTAGCAGACCACACTTAGAACTAAAAGATATGAAAGAATCCCTAAGTCGGCCATCGTTAAATATAACTTTGGGAGTTCCATTAGGTACACCTAACTTTGTGGTGCCCTTTTCAGGAAGTGCTCCTGAAGAGGATGAAAAGAGCATGGGTCAAAGATCACGTCCAATTTTTCCCAAGCTCATAAAAACTGGGAACACAGTTAATTCTGAAGCAAGAAAGGGCATGGCTCCTCTGGTGCGTATTGCTCGGCCACCTGCTGAAGGTCGAGGTAAGAACCAACTTCTTCCAAGGTACTGGCCAAGGATTACTGACCAAGAGCTAGAACAATTATCTGGAGA TTTGAATTCTACTATTGTTCCACTCTTTGAAAAGGTGCTGAGTGCTAGTGATGCTGGTCGGATTGGTCGTTTGGTTCTGCCAAAAGCATGTGCTGAA GCATATTTCCCCCCTATATCCCAATCAGAAGGTCTTCCTGTTAGGATTCAAGATGTGAAGGGGAATGAATGGACATTTCAGTTCAGATTTTGGCCTAACAACAACAGCAGAATGTATGTTCTGGAGGGTGTTACCCCTTGCATACAATCCATGCAATTAAGAGCTGGTGATACTG TCACTTTTAGTCGGATAGATCCTGGAGGTCAATTAGTCATGGGATTCCGAAAAGCAACAAATTCTACTGATATACAG GATGCCAAGATCTCTACACTTTCTAATGGCTCTCATTCGGGTGACGCCTCATTCTCTGGGGTCTTTCAGAATTTGCCTTTAAGAG CTGAAGGAGATACTAGTTTGCataaaagtgaaaattttgGGGGGAGGACAAATGATGCTTCAGGACAACAACCAATGTTAACCATGGAGAAGAAAGGGGCTCGAAACATTGGGTCCAAAAATAAGAGGTTGCTCATGCATAGTGAAGATGCTTTGGAGTTAAGACTCACATGGGAAGAAGCTCAAGATCTACTCCGTCCTCCACCAAGTGCAAATCCCACCATTGTCACTATTGATGACCATGAATTTGAAGAgtatgat GAACCTCCAGTTTTTGGCAAGAGGACTATATTCACTGCCCGACCAACTGG GGAACAGAAACAATGGGCTCAGTGTGATGATTGCTTAAAATGGCGGAGGTTGCCTGTGGATGTTCTTCTCCCTCCAAAGTGGAGTTGTTCAGATAATGTTTGGGATTTGAGCAG ATGTACATGTTCTGCACCCGAAGAGATCAGCACAAAGGAACAGGAGAATCTTCTTAGAGCGAGTAAAG ATTTTAAGAAACGTAAAATCATGAAGAGCCAGAAGTCTATTCAAGAACTCGAGCCTTCTGGTTTGGATGCGCTGGCTAGTGCTGCTGTTCTGGGTGATAGTATGGCTGACTTGCAGGAATCTGGTACGACGACCAGGCATCCTCGGCACCGTCCAGGATGCACTTGCATCGTGTGCATTCAGCCTCCAAGTGGGAAGGGGAAGCATAAATCTACATGCACGTGCAATGTCTGCTTGACTGTAAAACGCCGTTTCAAAACACTTATGCTGCGCAAGAAGAAACGGCAATCAGAACATGAAGTGGAAACTCTGCTCAAGGATAGGAATCCACAATCCGGTGAAACAGGAGCGAGTGAGACACTGAGGGGTACGTCTCTGCAAACAAACTATTCAGAGAACGTAAGAAGCCAGAGCAGGATAAAAGATGAGGAGGCTGCAAATAGCAGTGGGCAAATTGACTTGAACTGCCACCCCGACCGTGAGGACATGGAACTGGAGGGAGCAGGATTAAGCATGATGAGTCTTGTTGAGGCTGCCAGCCAACCTTTAAATAGCTATTCGAAGCCAATTGGCGTCTCCAGTGTCACGAGTGAGCAGCAGTCCAGTCAACCAAGTAGCGTGGAAAGTGAGAGACGCCTGTCTGAGGAAGTGTGTCATGGATCGGGACACGAGAGCACAAGTGACGGATGCAGAGAGCACCATTGA